The following coding sequences lie in one Macrobrachium nipponense isolate FS-2020 chromosome 45, ASM1510439v2, whole genome shotgun sequence genomic window:
- the LOC135214432 gene encoding palmitoyl-protein thioesterase ABHD10, mitochondrial-like isoform X1, with protein sequence MQDLAWTMAGVRHASRLYSLLLKQNLQTNSKGNFHVSAADPPTQFLEIKDEEAGLTREIAYAKSPGPRTPGIIYIPGFMSDKSGIKAVSLYKFCQENGFPYVRYDPSGLGESKGVKITQVTFSHWVRDAREILLRVTEGPQLVVCSSMGGWITSIIAQEHPAKFNSILMIAPGINFHIRYEKELRSQLDEKGLKKYEAGGVVPLYNPDYGSFPLMKAQFDDMRKCALSLEANSLDVTCPVRIIHGLKDKDVPFMESLTLLKALKGPDSHLQYLKDGDHRLASEEKIKLICDKILEMTSPK encoded by the exons CTTGGACGATGGCCGGTGTTCGGCATGCTTCGAGACTCTATTCCTTGTTGCTTAAGCAAAACTTGCAGACGAACTCCAAAGGTAACTTTCACGTTTCTGCAGCTGATCCGCCAACCCAGTTCCTTGAG ATCAAAGATGAAGAGGCAGGGTTGACTCGTGAGATTGCCTACGCCAAATCTCCAGGTCCCAGGACACCTGGTATCATATACATTCCAGGATTCATGTCAGACAAAAGTGGCATTAAAGCTGTAAGCCTTTACAAGTTTTGTCAGGAAAATGGCTTTCCATATGTGAG ATATGATCCTTCTGGTTTAGGTGAAAGTAAAGGTGTGAAAATAACGCAGGTTACGTTTAGTCACTGGGTTCGAGATGCCAGAGAAATTCTGCTCAGAGTTACCGAAGGACCGCAGCTCGTTGTATGTTCATCAATGGGTGGCTGG ATAACAAGCATTATTGCACAGGAACACCCTGCGAAGTTTAATAGCATCCTGATGATTGCCCCAGGCATAAACTTCCACATCAGATATGAGAAAGAACTGCGCAGTCAGTTAGATGAAAAAGGCCTGAAGAAATATGAAGCGGGCGGCGTAGTGCCTCTTTATAATCCAGATTATGGGTCATTCCCTTTGATGAAGGCACAGTTTGACGACATGAGAAAATGTGCACTGTCACTAGAAGCAAATTCTCTGGATGTAACTTGTCCTGTTAGGATAATTCATGGCTTAAAG GATAAGGATGTGCCCTTCATGGAATCACTCACTTTGTTGAAAGCACTGAAGGGCCCGGATTCCCACTTACAGTACCTTAAGGATGGTGACCACCGCCTGGCAAGCGAAGAAAAGATCAAGCTAATCTGTGACAAGATTCTGGAAATGACATCACCCAAGTAA
- the LOC135214432 gene encoding palmitoyl-protein thioesterase ABHD10, mitochondrial-like isoform X2: MAGVRHASRLYSLLLKQNLQTNSKGNFHVSAADPPTQFLEIKDEEAGLTREIAYAKSPGPRTPGIIYIPGFMSDKSGIKAVSLYKFCQENGFPYVRYDPSGLGESKGVKITQVTFSHWVRDAREILLRVTEGPQLVVCSSMGGWITSIIAQEHPAKFNSILMIAPGINFHIRYEKELRSQLDEKGLKKYEAGGVVPLYNPDYGSFPLMKAQFDDMRKCALSLEANSLDVTCPVRIIHGLKDKDVPFMESLTLLKALKGPDSHLQYLKDGDHRLASEEKIKLICDKILEMTSPK, translated from the exons ATGGCCGGTGTTCGGCATGCTTCGAGACTCTATTCCTTGTTGCTTAAGCAAAACTTGCAGACGAACTCCAAAGGTAACTTTCACGTTTCTGCAGCTGATCCGCCAACCCAGTTCCTTGAG ATCAAAGATGAAGAGGCAGGGTTGACTCGTGAGATTGCCTACGCCAAATCTCCAGGTCCCAGGACACCTGGTATCATATACATTCCAGGATTCATGTCAGACAAAAGTGGCATTAAAGCTGTAAGCCTTTACAAGTTTTGTCAGGAAAATGGCTTTCCATATGTGAG ATATGATCCTTCTGGTTTAGGTGAAAGTAAAGGTGTGAAAATAACGCAGGTTACGTTTAGTCACTGGGTTCGAGATGCCAGAGAAATTCTGCTCAGAGTTACCGAAGGACCGCAGCTCGTTGTATGTTCATCAATGGGTGGCTGG ATAACAAGCATTATTGCACAGGAACACCCTGCGAAGTTTAATAGCATCCTGATGATTGCCCCAGGCATAAACTTCCACATCAGATATGAGAAAGAACTGCGCAGTCAGTTAGATGAAAAAGGCCTGAAGAAATATGAAGCGGGCGGCGTAGTGCCTCTTTATAATCCAGATTATGGGTCATTCCCTTTGATGAAGGCACAGTTTGACGACATGAGAAAATGTGCACTGTCACTAGAAGCAAATTCTCTGGATGTAACTTGTCCTGTTAGGATAATTCATGGCTTAAAG GATAAGGATGTGCCCTTCATGGAATCACTCACTTTGTTGAAAGCACTGAAGGGCCCGGATTCCCACTTACAGTACCTTAAGGATGGTGACCACCGCCTGGCAAGCGAAGAAAAGATCAAGCTAATCTGTGACAAGATTCTGGAAATGACATCACCCAAGTAA
- the LOC135214432 gene encoding palmitoyl-protein thioesterase ABHD10, mitochondrial-like isoform X3 has product MLRDSIPCCLSKTCRRTPKIKDEEAGLTREIAYAKSPGPRTPGIIYIPGFMSDKSGIKAVSLYKFCQENGFPYVRYDPSGLGESKGVKITQVTFSHWVRDAREILLRVTEGPQLVVCSSMGGWITSIIAQEHPAKFNSILMIAPGINFHIRYEKELRSQLDEKGLKKYEAGGVVPLYNPDYGSFPLMKAQFDDMRKCALSLEANSLDVTCPVRIIHGLKDKDVPFMESLTLLKALKGPDSHLQYLKDGDHRLASEEKIKLICDKILEMTSPK; this is encoded by the exons ATGCTTCGAGACTCTATTCCTTGTTGCTTAAGCAAAACTTGCAGACGAACTCCAAAG ATCAAAGATGAAGAGGCAGGGTTGACTCGTGAGATTGCCTACGCCAAATCTCCAGGTCCCAGGACACCTGGTATCATATACATTCCAGGATTCATGTCAGACAAAAGTGGCATTAAAGCTGTAAGCCTTTACAAGTTTTGTCAGGAAAATGGCTTTCCATATGTGAG ATATGATCCTTCTGGTTTAGGTGAAAGTAAAGGTGTGAAAATAACGCAGGTTACGTTTAGTCACTGGGTTCGAGATGCCAGAGAAATTCTGCTCAGAGTTACCGAAGGACCGCAGCTCGTTGTATGTTCATCAATGGGTGGCTGG ATAACAAGCATTATTGCACAGGAACACCCTGCGAAGTTTAATAGCATCCTGATGATTGCCCCAGGCATAAACTTCCACATCAGATATGAGAAAGAACTGCGCAGTCAGTTAGATGAAAAAGGCCTGAAGAAATATGAAGCGGGCGGCGTAGTGCCTCTTTATAATCCAGATTATGGGTCATTCCCTTTGATGAAGGCACAGTTTGACGACATGAGAAAATGTGCACTGTCACTAGAAGCAAATTCTCTGGATGTAACTTGTCCTGTTAGGATAATTCATGGCTTAAAG GATAAGGATGTGCCCTTCATGGAATCACTCACTTTGTTGAAAGCACTGAAGGGCCCGGATTCCCACTTACAGTACCTTAAGGATGGTGACCACCGCCTGGCAAGCGAAGAAAAGATCAAGCTAATCTGTGACAAGATTCTGGAAATGACATCACCCAAGTAA
- the LOC135214434 gene encoding LOW QUALITY PROTEIN: ferrochelatase, mitochondrial-like (The sequence of the model RefSeq protein was modified relative to this genomic sequence to represent the inferred CDS: substituted 1 base at 1 genomic stop codon): MNAIHKFYADRAEETKMKWSVIDRWCTNQFLVKCFAENIQKELDQFPEEKRKDVFVLFSAHSLPLKQVGRGGPFYFLLKXELRVQLVMQELGFSNPYRLVWQSKVGPLPWLSPATDDCIKGLVERGRKNIILVPIAFTSDHIETLHELDIEYAEEVGEKVGAECIRRCASPNDHPLFIDALVDVVSQHLRKGHRCSEQFLHNCPLCINPSCYASKKWFRYATKKF; the protein is encoded by the exons ATGAATGCCATCCACAAGTTCTATGCTGACAG AGCTGAGGAAACCAAGATGAAATGGAGTGTCATAGACCGTTGGTGCACAAATCAATTTTTAGTTAAGTGTTTTGCGGAAAATATACAAAAGGAGTTGGACCAGTTCCCTGAGGAGAAACGGAAGgatgtttttgtgcttttttcagCACATTCGCTGCCTTTAAAG CAAGTAGGTCGCGGGGGACCCTTTTATTTTCTGCTGAAGTAGGAGCTACGGGTGCAGTTGGTAATGCAAGAATTAGGATTCAGCAATCCATATCGTTTAGTGTGGCAGAGCAAAGTCGGACCACTTCCCTGGCTCTCTCCAGCAACGGATGATTGCATTAAAG GTCTCGTAGAACgaggaagaaaaaacattattttggtGCCCATAGCATTCACGAGCGACCACATCGAAACACTTCATGAACTCGACATTGAATATGCCGAGGAAGTTGGAGAAAAG GTTGGAGCAGAATGCATTCGCCGTTGTGCATCACCCAATGACCATCCACTCTTCATTGATGCGTTAGTTGACGTCGTAAGCCAGCACCTCAGAAAGGGCCATCGTTGCTCAGAACAGTTCCTTCATAATTGCCCTCTCTGTATCAACCCATCCTGTTATGCCTCCAAGAAGTGGTTCAGATATGCaacaaaaaaattctaa